One stretch of Castor canadensis chromosome 12, mCasCan1.hap1v2, whole genome shotgun sequence DNA includes these proteins:
- the Dusp2 gene encoding dual specificity protein phosphatase 2, with amino-acid sequence MPIAMGLEAACELESAELGALLREPREAELTLLLDCRPFLAFCRRHVRAARPVPWNALLRRRVRGPPAAALACLLPDRALRARLARGELARAVVLDEGSASVADLPPDSPAQVLLTALLHETRAGPTVVSFLRGGFDGFQACCPDLCSEAPAPALPLAGPEKNSSDPRVPVYDQGGPVEILPYLFLGSCSHSSDLQGLQACGITAVLNVSSSCPNHFEGLFRYKSIPVEDNQMVEISAWFQEAIGFIDSVKNSGGRVLVHCQAGISRSATICLAYLIQSRRVRLDEAFDFVKQRRGVISPNFSFMGQLLQFETQVLCH; translated from the exons ATGCCGATCGCTATGGGGCTGGAGGCGGCGTGCGAGCTGGAGAGCGCGGAGCTGGGCGCGCTGCTGCGGGAGCCGCGGGAAGCCGAGCTCACGTTGCTGCTTGACTGCCGCCCCTTCCTGGCCTTCTGCCGGCGCCATGTGCGGGCCGCCCGGCCGGTGCCCTGGAACGCGCTGCTGCGGCGCCGCGTGCGCGGCCCGCCCGCCGCTGCCCTCGCCTGCCTGCTGCCCGACCGTGCGCTGCGGGCGCGCCTGGCCCGCGGGGAGTTGGCGCGCGCCGTAGTGCTGGACGAAGGCAGCGCGTCGGTGGCCGATCTCCCACCCGATAGCCCGGCCCAGGTGCTGCTCACTGCGCTGCTACACGAGACCCGTGCCGGGCCCACTGTCGTGAGCTTCTTGAGAG GAGGCTTCGACGGCTTCCAGGCTTGCTGTCCTGATCTGTGCTCTGAAGCCCCAGCCCCAGCACTACCCCTTGCAGGGCCTGAAAAGAACAGTTCTGACCCTAGAGTGCCTGTCTATGACCAG GGTGGCCCTGTGGAGATCTTGCCCTACCTGTTTCTGGGCAGCTGCAGCCACTCCTCAGACCTGCAGGGGCTGCAGGCCTGTGGCATCACAGCCGTCCTCAACGTCTCCTCTAGCTGCCCCAACCACTTCGAGGGCCTCTTCCGCTACAAGAGCATCCCTGTTGAGGATAACCAGATGGTGGAAATCAGTGCCTGGTTCCAGGAGGCCATCGGCTTCATTG ACTCCGTGAAGAACAGTGGCGGCCGGGTGCTGGTGCACTGCCAAGCGGGTATCTCACGCTCTGCCACCATATGCCTAGCATACCTGATACAGAGCCGCAGGGTCCGGCTGGATGAGGCCTTTGACTTTGTTAAACAACGCCGGGGAGTCATCTCCCCCAACTTCAGTTTCATGGGGCAACTGTTGCAGTTTGAGACCCAGGTGCTGTGTCACTGA